A window of the Oligoflexia bacterium genome harbors these coding sequences:
- the atpB gene encoding F0F1 ATP synthase subunit A — MGHHPKTWFHIIPGVDHHNVHMVTASFIVLILIAGTWIVYPRVRDIRANLVPEKKFNLKSFFELLVEVLAGLSRDIIGPHHYKYLPFVGTIFIFIFFSNLIGMVPGFLPPTENWATGTAIAIISFIAYNYFGFSEHGPSYLKHFLAPISIQGVKSVALKLFLIIPLVAFHLLFGTIEIMSNFIRPVTLSVRLFINIFVDHLVLGIFSGLVPILLPIIFMVLGIFVCFMQAFIFTVLSMVYISLATAHDH, encoded by the coding sequence ATGGGACATCATCCAAAAACTTGGTTTCACATTATACCTGGAGTTGATCATCATAATGTACATATGGTGACAGCAAGTTTTATTGTACTGATTTTGATAGCAGGTACTTGGATTGTATATCCAAGAGTACGAGATATTAGGGCAAACTTGGTGCCGGAAAAAAAGTTTAATTTAAAATCATTTTTTGAATTGTTGGTTGAAGTTTTAGCGGGTTTAAGTCGTGATATTATAGGGCCGCATCATTATAAGTATCTGCCTTTTGTAGGAACAATTTTTATATTTATTTTCTTTTCAAACTTGATTGGTATGGTCCCTGGGTTTTTACCACCTACAGAAAACTGGGCAACAGGTACAGCTATAGCAATTATTTCATTTATTGCTTACAACTATTTTGGTTTTTCTGAGCATGGTCCATCTTACTTAAAACATTTTTTAGCGCCAATATCTATCCAAGGTGTAAAAAGCGTAGCCTTAAAATTATTTTTAATTATTCCATTGGTGGCATTTCATTTACTGTTTGGCACAATAGAAATCATGTCAAATTTTATTCGTCCAGTGACACTTTCAGTGAGATTGTTTATTAATATTTTTGTAGATCATTTGGTTCTTGGAATTTTTTCAGGGTTAGTTCCAATCTTACTACCTATTATATTCATGGTACTGGGAATTTTTGTTTGTTTTATGCAAGCATTTATATTTACCGTTTTATCAATGGTGTATATATCTCTTGCAACGGCGCATGATCACTAA
- a CDS encoding ATP synthase F0 subunit C, with the protein MSIKHIFGLVLVLGFGVAFADDSAAATEAVNTVAGSAANMWYAIAAAFCMGIAAFGGAMGQSKALSSALDGIARNPGAADKVFMPMIVGLALIESLVLFGLAIAFLILRNIG; encoded by the coding sequence ATGTCAATTAAACATATTTTTGGATTGGTGTTGGTATTAGGTTTTGGTGTAGCTTTTGCTGATGATAGCGCAGCAGCTACAGAAGCAGTTAATACTGTGGCTGGATCAGCAGCAAACATGTGGTATGCAATTGCAGCAGCATTTTGTATGGGTATTGCTGCTTTTGGTGGTGCAATGGGACAGTCAAAAGCACTATCATCAGCTTTAGATGGTATAGCAAGAAACCCAGGAGCAGCTGATAAAGTATTCATGCCAATGATTGTGGGTCTTGCTTTGATCGAATCTTTGGTGTTGTTTGGTCTTGCTATTGCGTTTTTGATTTTACGTAATATTGGATAA
- a CDS encoding PD-(D/E)XK nuclease family protein yields the protein MQQGLLFDQTSLDEEKKAGQAKVYHHFNSLDLKHALFKDLLQQKREPLNKEKTYILVHSNLLANHLKYSLGQDTLPNYPLYFITFFDLAKMILSKLGMNITKPVLDKTLSLLKLHDLCQDFFNYDVPNSSLNFLNNKPAFIHNLLSNYTYLDKQSISHWPNEHEDLLALYKKYQKDFFNHYYTQDSFLKHVSSCLEKADACLLPHTLLVYGFYDFSPVQTHLLSKTQFSKKSLYLLTDSPANKIFSSLPSQSIAGDDTQKTKPSIPVHTCNNEQDELNTLKTFMLAHLKDNSKQLNKIAVLLPNQHYLELCKNLFKQHCIPYHCPIGNSMEKTNLGKILNLLIQYNLSKKEQADLTKLILDFPGKKDFLVKKEILFLLKKNHVFNQKILLKNEIKEFSKLKHLLEAIDNLFEQTLSYNYFFESFLKFVNHFIDQDCLSNPEEHSHLFDLQKYLKTLEGFNSEFKSSSLVFALKQFLSLKCSDPLSKKMYDNGVFLAPIDYAAFFSFDDIYILGLNQQAFPKPDQLLNLLTIEKPNLAKPPIVYQHEKDIAIFKQLLISCKNANLFYGQHDQLKDQALQKSVVFDYIESHPANSQHIEKIYSSVIDYQKNKLSSDLKSMSEDEVLIFAENNSWLPQQINWMQSYLSPQPSFDAMSGHLAILPEKNRDTFSVTALQRYATCPYQYFLHDVLDLQNHSWPEDIYGLHPLEKGEILHQILFLFYQRCLNQQKVSLEQKTIWLKEIFENLNSQHGKYTLKKPPLWPLEQLGLYQRVKSFIAYEHLSNNDFYPLALEMRFGSFKSSYEDQNYSKDEALCLNYKNKKLYFRGKIDRIDIDLSQQHLHVIDYKSGKITAKNNDFAQGKTIQMAIYLLLCQKYFKHIPLKNMHARMVSVDPKQNFSEKHLSGEYLEQHLDDFYQLIFSLSQRINQGIFFQQPGNNAQHCQFCDYQMICQSNVVKRSQLIQKSPELINILEKSCLG from the coding sequence ATGCAGCAGGGTTTACTTTTTGATCAAACTTCATTGGATGAAGAAAAAAAAGCTGGTCAAGCTAAGGTCTATCACCACTTTAACAGCCTTGACCTTAAACATGCCTTGTTTAAGGATCTTCTACAGCAAAAAAGAGAGCCTCTTAACAAAGAAAAAACTTATATACTGGTGCATTCAAATCTTTTAGCAAACCACTTAAAATATTCACTTGGCCAAGATACTTTACCCAACTATCCTTTGTATTTTATTACTTTTTTTGATCTTGCAAAAATGATTTTGTCAAAGCTTGGCATGAACATAACTAAACCTGTTTTAGATAAAACCCTAAGCTTATTAAAATTGCATGATTTGTGTCAGGATTTTTTTAATTATGATGTCCCTAATTCAAGTCTAAATTTTTTAAACAATAAACCAGCTTTTATTCATAATCTTCTGAGTAACTATACTTACTTGGATAAACAGTCTATTTCCCATTGGCCTAATGAGCATGAAGATTTATTGGCCTTGTACAAAAAATATCAGAAAGATTTTTTCAATCATTATTATACTCAAGATTCTTTTTTAAAGCATGTTTCTTCCTGCTTAGAAAAAGCAGATGCTTGCCTACTACCCCATACGCTTTTGGTTTACGGTTTTTATGACTTTTCACCTGTCCAAACTCATTTATTGTCTAAAACACAATTCTCAAAAAAATCCTTGTACTTGTTAACTGACTCTCCTGCTAACAAAATTTTTTCATCCCTACCTTCGCAATCCATTGCGGGAGACGATACTCAAAAAACTAAGCCCTCTATTCCTGTTCACACCTGCAACAATGAGCAAGATGAACTTAATACGCTAAAAACATTCATGCTTGCACACCTCAAAGATAATTCAAAACAGTTAAACAAAATTGCTGTTTTGCTACCCAATCAACATTATCTAGAGCTGTGCAAAAATTTATTTAAGCAACACTGTATTCCGTATCATTGTCCCATAGGCAACTCTATGGAAAAAACCAACTTGGGCAAAATTTTAAACTTATTGATTCAATACAATCTAAGCAAAAAAGAACAAGCTGACCTCACTAAACTGATTCTTGATTTCCCTGGCAAAAAAGATTTTTTAGTTAAAAAAGAGATTTTATTTTTGCTGAAAAAAAATCATGTTTTTAATCAAAAGATTTTATTAAAAAATGAGATAAAAGAATTTTCTAAGCTCAAGCATTTATTAGAAGCCATTGACAACCTTTTTGAGCAAACTCTATCCTACAATTATTTTTTTGAGAGCTTTCTCAAATTTGTAAATCATTTTATAGATCAAGACTGCTTATCTAATCCTGAAGAACATTCACATTTATTTGATTTACAAAAATATTTAAAAACACTTGAAGGTTTTAATTCTGAATTTAAAAGCTCTTCATTGGTCTTTGCTTTGAAACAGTTTTTATCTTTAAAGTGCTCTGATCCTCTTTCAAAAAAAATGTACGATAACGGCGTTTTTTTAGCTCCTATTGACTATGCGGCATTTTTTAGTTTTGATGATATTTATATTTTAGGTTTAAACCAACAAGCTTTTCCTAAACCTGATCAACTATTGAATCTATTAACCATTGAGAAGCCTAACTTAGCTAAGCCTCCTATTGTTTATCAACATGAAAAAGACATTGCTATCTTTAAACAACTTTTAATTTCTTGTAAAAACGCTAATCTTTTTTATGGTCAACACGACCAACTTAAAGATCAAGCCTTACAAAAAAGTGTTGTTTTTGATTATATAGAATCTCATCCTGCCAACAGTCAACACATAGAAAAAATTTATAGCTCTGTTATTGATTATCAAAAAAACAAACTTAGCTCAGATTTAAAAAGTATGTCAGAAGATGAAGTGCTTATCTTTGCAGAAAACAACTCTTGGTTACCTCAGCAAATCAATTGGATGCAATCTTACCTTAGTCCGCAGCCGTCCTTTGATGCTATGAGCGGCCACCTTGCTATTCTGCCAGAAAAAAATCGCGACACTTTTTCTGTTACTGCATTGCAACGTTATGCAACTTGTCCTTACCAATATTTTTTGCATGATGTTTTAGATTTACAAAACCATAGCTGGCCAGAAGATATTTATGGTTTACACCCCCTTGAAAAAGGTGAGATTTTGCACCAAATTCTTTTTTTATTTTATCAGCGTTGTTTAAACCAACAAAAAGTAAGCTTAGAACAAAAAACAATTTGGCTTAAAGAAATCTTTGAAAACCTTAATAGCCAACATGGCAAGTATACCCTGAAAAAACCTCCGTTATGGCCCCTTGAGCAGCTTGGTTTGTATCAAAGAGTTAAAAGTTTTATCGCTTATGAACATTTAAGCAACAATGATTTTTACCCTCTAGCTCTTGAGATGCGTTTTGGTTCATTTAAAAGCAGCTATGAAGATCAAAATTATTCTAAAGATGAAGCCTTATGCTTAAACTATAAAAATAAAAAGTTATACTTTAGAGGTAAAATTGACCGCATAGATATTGACCTTTCTCAACAGCATTTGCATGTTATTGATTACAAGTCAGGAAAAATTACTGCTAAAAACAATGATTTTGCGCAAGGCAAAACCATACAAATGGCGATTTATCTTTTACTTTGCCAAAAATACTTTAAACATATTCCTTTAAAAAATATGCATGCGCGTATGGTCAGTGTTGATCCCAAGCAAAACTTTAGTGAAAAACATCTTAGCGGAGAATACCTAGAGCAACATCTGGATGATTTTTATCAGCTTATTTTTTCTTTAAGTCAGCGCATCAATCAAGGAATTTTTTTTCAGCAACCTGGCAACAATGCTCAACATTGTCAGTTCTGTGACTATCAAATGATTTGTCAAAGCAATGTTGTTAAAAGATCACAGCTGATTCAAAAAAGTCCGGAACTAATTAATATCTTGGAGAAATCATGTCTCGGCTAG
- a CDS encoding UvrD-helicase domain-containing protein has product MSRLESFIPLDNDIRLLATENTQKNLSIEAGAGTGKTTLLSQRYVNTILNHNVPLAQCVAITFTEKAALELKQRIHDLLLEKKRPDLAKDVYSAPISTIHAFCSNLLHQKPLAVDLDPGFSQLDPLQQQSFLNNCFNLFLNECLTDLNSEEDLSSSHPSQVLQRLNAYDIDLRKIKTLCLEAYDNRIFFIHTLLKNITWPNTKNFIASLLSSYKKLYDLAITHCKDKDDKAYQAIEHMLNKLQYLTEQSMLEHISSIMFQLKISSRDGAQKKWTDEKTLKYIKTSFAHLKQQLENMQLQLGHCIAYDTLFLLNDFVSFVDQQKKEQSILDFDDLLLLSLRLVKDNASVRQYFQSMYRCFFVDEFQDTDPIQKELIWLLSGLYQSDLKHSTFIVGDPKQSIYRFRGASLETYAHATQDFKSKQQHKPIVQNFRSSEKILDWVNMSFSHLLKEHYHPLKALPAHTGKNPAVVTLQPSEDQEDLNSHASLQAEAQCIALYIKKLLLDQEHFIYDKTTQSYRPAQANDIALIYPTSTGLDYLEEHLRKHGIPFLSQSSRSFFKRSEVEGLIYILNALAQPTDSIALTAALKTCYLAIDDQDLFTLFKQKQNFCLLDIDNTALENLSPPLAKALQSLNQSYHDLHQTASYSLKEILDCILERFFVYPALALRKHQAQAHANIEKFMLLTQYYEQSVSSHLYDFTHWCLSNQDKSHDQPEAAINTQNINAVQLMTMHKSKGLEFPVVIMAQLASKPMPYPNFLKQSHAQRYGFGYTHSGQNMYTHDYAQMINYERNSILQEKKRLLYVACTRAKDRLVISQFSSNNYKDSYHALLQPILQQTQSLLTPFKIENDHDLIQKSLFTDQNRNPDVITQDAKTVFSNYQQAMTSIINWQTKLNALVSVSQQETLKKHTLEQSLATIEKSSFGSAFHKIMQDLTELNFKPEYIGTVLLQHAVDEKQHSQLQPLIQKCLDHQLILQAKKAPICHAEFPLLIKKQNNLTHSMYIDLLFFDGKHWILVDYKTDELEHKNLEQHALIYQKQIIAYQEALKHYNIQLNQAFVFFVRHQHAVDLKI; this is encoded by the coding sequence ATGTCTCGGCTAGAATCTTTTATTCCGCTAGATAATGATATTCGTTTACTTGCAACGGAAAACACTCAAAAAAATCTGTCTATTGAAGCTGGTGCAGGAACCGGTAAAACAACTTTGCTCTCTCAGCGTTATGTCAACACCATCTTAAACCACAATGTACCTCTTGCCCAATGTGTGGCCATTACCTTTACTGAAAAAGCTGCCTTAGAACTAAAACAAAGAATTCATGATCTGCTGCTTGAAAAAAAACGTCCTGACTTGGCCAAAGATGTTTACAGCGCTCCAATTTCTACCATTCATGCTTTTTGTTCAAACTTATTGCACCAAAAACCTCTTGCAGTTGATTTAGACCCTGGTTTTTCACAGTTAGATCCGCTCCAACAACAAAGTTTTTTAAATAACTGTTTCAATCTTTTTTTAAATGAATGCTTAACAGATTTAAATAGTGAAGAAGATTTAAGTTCAAGCCACCCCAGTCAAGTTTTACAACGTCTCAATGCTTACGATATAGACTTAAGAAAAATTAAAACTTTATGTCTAGAAGCCTATGATAATAGAATTTTTTTCATTCATACGCTTCTTAAAAACATCACTTGGCCCAACACTAAAAACTTTATTGCATCTTTGTTGAGCAGTTATAAAAAGCTGTATGATTTAGCTATAACGCACTGCAAAGACAAAGACGATAAAGCTTATCAGGCCATTGAACACATGTTGAATAAACTACAATACTTAACTGAGCAAAGCATGCTTGAGCATATCAGCAGCATCATGTTTCAGTTAAAAATATCATCCAGAGATGGTGCCCAAAAAAAGTGGACTGATGAAAAAACTTTAAAATACATTAAAACCAGTTTTGCTCACTTAAAACAACAATTAGAAAACATGCAGCTTCAACTGGGTCATTGCATTGCCTATGACACCTTATTCTTGCTCAATGATTTTGTCAGTTTTGTTGATCAACAAAAAAAAGAGCAAAGCATCTTGGATTTTGATGATTTACTGCTCTTATCCTTGCGTTTGGTTAAAGACAATGCTTCTGTCCGCCAATATTTTCAAAGCATGTACCGTTGTTTTTTTGTTGATGAGTTTCAGGATACTGATCCCATACAAAAAGAACTTATTTGGTTACTCAGCGGCTTGTATCAAAGTGACCTAAAGCACAGCACATTCATAGTAGGTGACCCAAAACAGTCCATTTACAGATTTAGGGGAGCAAGCTTAGAAACCTATGCCCATGCAACACAAGATTTTAAAAGCAAGCAGCAACACAAACCCATTGTACAAAACTTTAGATCTTCAGAAAAAATTCTAGATTGGGTCAATATGAGTTTTTCTCATCTGCTCAAAGAGCATTACCACCCTTTAAAAGCCTTACCTGCACATACTGGAAAAAATCCTGCCGTTGTTACTTTACAACCCAGTGAAGATCAAGAAGATCTAAATTCACATGCATCTTTGCAAGCTGAAGCTCAATGCATAGCGCTGTACATCAAAAAACTTTTGTTAGACCAAGAGCATTTTATCTATGATAAAACAACTCAGTCTTATCGCCCAGCGCAAGCAAATGATATTGCGCTGATTTACCCAACCAGTACCGGCCTAGATTATTTAGAAGAACACTTGAGAAAACATGGTATTCCTTTTTTATCACAAAGCAGTCGCTCATTTTTTAAACGATCTGAAGTTGAAGGTTTAATTTATATTCTAAATGCTTTGGCCCAGCCAACGGATTCTATTGCTTTAACCGCAGCTTTAAAGACCTGTTATCTTGCCATTGATGATCAAGACTTGTTTACTTTATTCAAGCAAAAACAAAATTTTTGTTTATTGGATATAGACAATACTGCTTTAGAAAATTTAAGCCCGCCTCTAGCGAAAGCATTGCAAAGCTTAAATCAAAGCTACCATGACTTACATCAAACTGCTTCTTATAGTCTTAAAGAAATTTTAGATTGTATTTTAGAACGTTTTTTTGTTTATCCCGCACTGGCTTTAAGAAAGCATCAAGCTCAAGCACATGCCAATATAGAAAAGTTTATGCTTCTTACTCAGTATTATGAACAGTCGGTGTCTTCACACTTATATGACTTCACCCATTGGTGTTTATCCAATCAAGACAAAAGTCATGATCAACCAGAAGCCGCTATCAATACCCAAAACATCAATGCCGTTCAACTGATGACCATGCATAAGTCTAAAGGTCTTGAGTTTCCTGTTGTGATTATGGCGCAATTGGCCAGCAAACCTATGCCTTATCCAAACTTTCTAAAACAAAGTCATGCTCAGCGCTATGGTTTTGGCTACACCCATAGTGGGCAAAACATGTATACCCATGATTACGCTCAGATGATCAACTATGAACGCAATTCTATTTTACAAGAAAAAAAACGCTTGTTGTATGTGGCTTGTACACGGGCCAAAGATCGTTTGGTGATTAGCCAGTTTTCTAGTAACAATTATAAAGACAGCTACCATGCGCTTTTGCAGCCTATTTTACAGCAAACTCAATCTCTTCTTACGCCATTTAAAATTGAGAATGATCATGATTTAATACAAAAATCACTGTTTACTGATCAAAATCGTAATCCTGATGTTATCACACAAGATGCTAAGACTGTTTTTTCCAATTATCAACAAGCCATGACATCCATAATAAATTGGCAGACCAAGCTTAATGCACTTGTTTCTGTAAGCCAGCAAGAGACCTTAAAAAAACATACTTTAGAACAGTCTTTAGCCACAATTGAAAAAAGTTCTTTTGGAAGTGCGTTTCATAAAATTATGCAAGATCTGACTGAATTAAACTTTAAGCCTGAATATATTGGTACTGTTTTATTGCAGCATGCTGTTGATGAAAAACAACATAGTCAACTCCAACCTTTAATTCAAAAGTGCTTAGACCATCAGCTTATACTACAGGCTAAAAAAGCACCGATTTGCCATGCCGAGTTTCCTTTACTCATTAAAAAACAAAATAACCTTACACATTCCATGTACATTGATCTTTTATTTTTTGATGGTAAGCATTGGATTTTGGTTGATTATAAAACCGATGAACTAGAGCATAAAAATTTGGAACAGCATGCTTTAATTTATCAAAAACAAATTATAGCTTACCAAGAAGCGTTAAAACATTATAACATTCAGCTTAATCAAGCCTTTGTCTTTTTTGTTAGACATCAACATGCCGTTGATTTAAAAATTTAG
- a CDS encoding YHS domain-containing (seleno)protein, whose amino-acid sequence MRKNIGISIYLGLFAFNMIYAKQTVSYYQSKGALIAGYDPVAYIKQNKAIKGQKDFEYKYDGTVIYFSSKANQQAFIDNPEAYLPQYKGWCAYAMADNGDLVEIDPETFKVIDGKVYLFYKGWLGNTLKKWNKQDDSSQIEQANQHWQQKHKP is encoded by the coding sequence ATGCGCAAGAATATTGGAATAAGCATATATTTAGGGCTTTTTGCTTTCAACATGATTTATGCCAAGCAAACAGTGAGTTATTATCAAAGCAAAGGTGCATTGATTGCTGGCTATGATCCAGTGGCTTACATCAAGCAAAACAAAGCCATCAAAGGTCAAAAAGATTTTGAGTACAAATATGATGGAACTGTGATTTACTTTAGTTCTAAAGCCAATCAACAAGCGTTTATAGACAATCCAGAAGCATATTTACCCCAGTATAAAGGTTGGTGTGCCTATGCCATGGCAGATAATGGTGACTTGGTAGAAATAGATCCAGAAACATTCAAGGTAATTGATGGAAAAGTGTATCTGTTTTACAAGGGTTGGTTAGGAAACACCTTAAAAAAGTGGAATAAACAAGATGACTCTTCTCAAATTGAACAAGCCAACCAACATTGGCAACAAAAACACAAGCCATAA
- the dnaJ gene encoding molecular chaperone DnaJ, with product MATQRDYYEILSVSKTASAVEIKKAYRVLARQYHPDLNPDNQEAETKFKECSEAYEVLRDEKKRAIYDQYGHAGLNQQGFSGFNNMDDVFSSFGDIFDSFFGGGGFSSGSRRRGPRRGSDLQVQCRIEFKEAVFGCEKEIEIEREVSCQTCDGQGHDKEHEPVVCDQCQGYGQIQQNQGFISIARTCPQCRGAGKVITHPCKDCSGSGRNLERKTVNVNIPAGVENGMQVRLSGEGEAGSKGGPNGDLFVFLDIAEHNLFERQNEHLYRKLDIGMAQAALGTTCSVETLDGHEEITIPKASQPGDLVTIKGKGVPYLRRNGRGNLYVQLNVKVPERLSSKQKELLEAFAKESGEKITHSKGIKEKIKKTFS from the coding sequence ATGGCGACACAACGAGATTATTACGAAATTTTATCGGTATCAAAAACAGCATCTGCAGTAGAAATAAAAAAAGCTTATCGGGTCTTGGCCCGTCAGTACCACCCTGATCTTAATCCAGATAATCAAGAAGCAGAAACCAAGTTTAAAGAATGTTCTGAAGCTTATGAAGTGTTGAGAGATGAAAAAAAACGTGCCATCTATGATCAATACGGTCATGCAGGTCTCAATCAACAAGGCTTTTCTGGCTTTAACAATATGGACGACGTTTTTTCATCCTTTGGAGATATTTTTGATAGTTTTTTTGGTGGTGGTGGTTTTTCATCTGGTTCACGGCGTAGAGGTCCAAGACGTGGCAGTGATTTGCAAGTTCAATGCAGAATAGAGTTTAAAGAAGCAGTGTTTGGCTGTGAAAAAGAAATTGAAATTGAACGTGAGGTTTCTTGTCAAACTTGTGATGGCCAAGGGCATGATAAAGAGCATGAACCTGTTGTATGTGATCAATGTCAAGGTTATGGTCAAATCCAACAAAACCAAGGCTTTATTTCTATTGCACGTACCTGCCCACAATGTAGGGGGGCAGGTAAAGTCATTACCCATCCATGCAAGGACTGCTCAGGCTCTGGCAGAAATCTTGAACGAAAAACAGTGAATGTTAATATTCCAGCAGGAGTAGAAAATGGTATGCAGGTTCGTTTAAGTGGTGAAGGTGAAGCAGGCAGCAAGGGGGGGCCAAACGGTGATTTATTTGTATTTTTAGATATTGCTGAGCATAATTTATTTGAGCGGCAAAATGAACATTTATACCGTAAGTTAGACATTGGTATGGCGCAAGCAGCCTTAGGCACAACATGCAGCGTAGAAACATTGGATGGTCATGAAGAAATTACCATTCCAAAAGCATCGCAGCCGGGAGATTTAGTGACCATCAAAGGTAAAGGCGTTCCTTATCTAAGACGCAATGGTCGTGGAAATTTATATGTGCAGTTGAATGTTAAAGTTCCAGAGCGTTTAAGCAGCAAACAAAAAGAACTCTTAGAAGCCTTTGCTAAAGAAAGCGGTGAAAAAATCACGCACAGTAAAGGTATCAAAGAAAAAATAAAAAAGACCTTTTCTTAA
- a CDS encoding permease, producing MAKISSCVDKASFAAYGLSMDCCSTEEKPSSCHPSNNKQSWYSFFRLMVLCACVLYGGHLLNRLYFNIDNKFAHLLHAFYELMNLMSWGIALGIVFVGLLSFVPREYVISVLGKPRTKVGLLRATLAGLLLDLCNHGILMVGMKLYERGASLGQTMAFLIASPWNSFSLTLILWALMGFKWMMVFVILSALIAFVSGMVFDLLENKRILPSNPHQIELAPDFKLWTQLKQDWAAYHFQWEDVGRMLINGFKDSKMIIQWIVFGALLSSVIKTYVPADIFAQYFGPSLLGLGATLVATTLLEVCSEGAAPVAADFMSRAAAPGNSFTFLMAGVSTDYTEIMSLKETTKSWKIALFLPLVTVPQVLIIGYLLNQ from the coding sequence ATGGCAAAGATCAGCAGCTGCGTTGACAAGGCTAGTTTTGCGGCGTATGGTCTGAGCATGGATTGTTGCTCAACAGAAGAAAAACCAAGCAGTTGTCACCCAAGCAACAACAAGCAATCTTGGTATTCTTTTTTTAGATTAATGGTGCTTTGTGCCTGTGTATTGTACGGCGGGCATTTACTCAATCGTCTTTATTTTAATATTGATAATAAATTTGCTCATCTTCTGCATGCTTTTTATGAATTGATGAATTTAATGTCTTGGGGCATTGCCTTAGGGATTGTATTTGTGGGTTTGTTATCGTTTGTTCCTAGAGAATATGTGATCTCAGTTTTAGGCAAACCTCGGACCAAAGTTGGCTTATTGCGGGCAACATTGGCCGGCTTACTCTTGGATTTATGCAACCATGGTATTTTAATGGTGGGCATGAAGCTTTATGAACGGGGAGCAAGTCTGGGACAGACCATGGCCTTTTTAATTGCCAGTCCATGGAACTCTTTTTCTTTAACGCTTATTCTTTGGGCTTTGATGGGTTTTAAGTGGATGATGGTTTTTGTCATTCTTTCTGCGCTGATTGCTTTTGTATCTGGGATGGTTTTTGATTTATTGGAAAATAAAAGAATATTACCCTCTAACCCTCACCAAATTGAATTGGCGCCTGACTTTAAGCTCTGGACACAGTTAAAACAGGATTGGGCAGCGTATCACTTTCAATGGGAAGATGTAGGTAGAATGCTGATCAATGGCTTTAAAGATTCTAAAATGATTATCCAGTGGATTGTTTTTGGGGCGCTGCTTTCAAGTGTTATTAAAACTTATGTGCCTGCAGATATTTTTGCCCAGTACTTTGGTCCGAGTTTATTAGGCTTGGGGGCAACCCTTGTTGCTACCACGCTATTGGAAGTATGTTCAGAAGGCGCAGCACCAGTGGCCGCTGATTTTATGAGCAGAGCAGCCGCGCCAGGCAACAGTTTTACCTTTTTAATGGCCGGGGTTTCTACAGATTATACTGAGATTATGTCTTTAAAAGAAACGACAAAGTCGTGGAAAATAGCCTTATTTTTACCTTTGGTCACAGTGCCTCAGGTTTTGATCATTGGCTATTTATTAAATCAATAA